Proteins found in one Chiloscyllium plagiosum isolate BGI_BamShark_2017 chromosome 23, ASM401019v2, whole genome shotgun sequence genomic segment:
- the prpf18 gene encoding pre-mRNA-splicing factor 18 isoform X2 translates to MEQLKAEIERKRRLLEDSQPSGESKKFFKRSELAKKEEEAYLERCGYKVQTKPIEENAASSNPVLELELAEEKLPMTLSRQEVIRRLRERGEPIQLFGETDYEAFQRLRKIEILTPEINKGLRNDLKAAMDKIDQQYLNEIVAGQEHGEEEGQNDLKVHEENTTIEELEALGESLGQGDDSKDMDTITKVLRFLLDVWAKDLNAREDYLKCSVQGKLAGATHKQTESYLKPLFRKLRKKTLSQDIKESITDIIKFMLQREYVKANDAYLQMAIGNAPWPIGVTMVGIHARTGREKIFSKHVAHVLNDETQRKYIQGLKRLMTICQKHFPTDPSKCVEYNAL, encoded by the exons ATGGAGCAACTGAAGGCGGAGATCGAGAGAAAACGGCGGCTCCTGGAGGACAGCCAGCCCTCGGGG GAATCAAAAAAGTTCTTCAAACGTAGTGAACTCGCCAAGAAGGAAGAGGAGGCATATTTGGAAAGATGTGGCTACAAG GTGCAAACAAAACCAATTGAAGAAAATGCTGCCTCTTCAAATCCAGTGCTTGAACTCGAACTTGCAGAAGAGAAGTTACCCATGACCCTTTCCAGGCAAGAG GTTATTCGACGGCTACGTGAAAGAGGAGAACCAATTCAATTGTTTGGTGAAACAGACTATGAAGCTTTTCAACGTCTTCGAAAAATAGAAATCTTAACTCCTGAAATTAATAAG GGTTTGAGAAATGACTTGAAAGCTGCTATGGATAAGATAGACCAGCAGTACTTAAACGAAATTGTCGCTGGTCAGGAACATGGTGAAGAGGAAGGACAGAATGACCTAAAAGTTCATGAAGAAAATACAACAATTGAGGAACTGGAG GCCTTGGGTGAATCCTTGGGTCAGGGTGATGACTCTAAAGACATGGATACCATAACCAAAGTTCTAAGG TTTCTTCTTGATGTTTGGGCAAAAGACCTGAATGCCAGGGAGGATTATTTAAAGTGCAGTGTTCAGGGTAAACTTGCTGGAGCCACCCACAAGCAGACTGAATCCTACTTGAAACCTCTCTTCAGGAAACTCCGGAAAAAG ACTTTGTCTCAGGACATCAAAGAATCCATAACAGATATCATCAAATTCATGTTACAAAGAGAATATGTTAAG GCAAATGATGCCTACCTTCAGATGGCCATTGGCAATGCTCCATGGCCCATTGGAGTTACCATGGTTGGTATCCACGCCCGTACAGGTCGTGAAAAAATTTTTTCCAAACACGTAGCACatgtattaaatgatgaaacacAGCGGAAATACATCCAG GGCTTGAAAAGGTTGATGACCATCTGCCAAAAGCATTTTCCAACAGATCCGTCAAAGTGTGTGGAGTACAATGCACTTTAA
- the prpf18 gene encoding pre-mRNA-splicing factor 18 isoform X3, with protein MTLSRQEVIRRLRERGEPIQLFGETDYEAFQRLRKIEILTPEINKGLRNDLKAAMDKIDQQYLNEIVAGQEHGEEEGQNDLKVHEENTTIEELEALGESLGQGDDSKDMDTITKVLRFLLDVWAKDLNAREDYLKCSVQGKLAGATHKQTESYLKPLFRKLRKKTLSQDIKESITDIIKFMLQREYVKANDAYLQMAIGNAPWPIGVTMVGIHARTGREKIFSKHVAHVLNDETQRKYIQGLKRLMTICQKHFPTDPSKCVEYNAL; from the exons ATGACCCTTTCCAGGCAAGAG GTTATTCGACGGCTACGTGAAAGAGGAGAACCAATTCAATTGTTTGGTGAAACAGACTATGAAGCTTTTCAACGTCTTCGAAAAATAGAAATCTTAACTCCTGAAATTAATAAG GGTTTGAGAAATGACTTGAAAGCTGCTATGGATAAGATAGACCAGCAGTACTTAAACGAAATTGTCGCTGGTCAGGAACATGGTGAAGAGGAAGGACAGAATGACCTAAAAGTTCATGAAGAAAATACAACAATTGAGGAACTGGAG GCCTTGGGTGAATCCTTGGGTCAGGGTGATGACTCTAAAGACATGGATACCATAACCAAAGTTCTAAGG TTTCTTCTTGATGTTTGGGCAAAAGACCTGAATGCCAGGGAGGATTATTTAAAGTGCAGTGTTCAGGGTAAACTTGCTGGAGCCACCCACAAGCAGACTGAATCCTACTTGAAACCTCTCTTCAGGAAACTCCGGAAAAAG ACTTTGTCTCAGGACATCAAAGAATCCATAACAGATATCATCAAATTCATGTTACAAAGAGAATATGTTAAG GCAAATGATGCCTACCTTCAGATGGCCATTGGCAATGCTCCATGGCCCATTGGAGTTACCATGGTTGGTATCCACGCCCGTACAGGTCGTGAAAAAATTTTTTCCAAACACGTAGCACatgtattaaatgatgaaacacAGCGGAAATACATCCAG GGCTTGAAAAGGTTGATGACCATCTGCCAAAAGCATTTTCCAACAGATCCGTCAAAGTGTGTGGAGTACAATGCACTTTAA
- the prpf18 gene encoding pre-mRNA-splicing factor 18 isoform X1, with protein sequence MEQLKAEIERKRRLLEDSQPSGESKKFFKRSELAKKEEEAYLERCGYKVVTEEPTPKVQTKPIEENAASSNPVLELELAEEKLPMTLSRQEVIRRLRERGEPIQLFGETDYEAFQRLRKIEILTPEINKGLRNDLKAAMDKIDQQYLNEIVAGQEHGEEEGQNDLKVHEENTTIEELEALGESLGQGDDSKDMDTITKVLRFLLDVWAKDLNAREDYLKCSVQGKLAGATHKQTESYLKPLFRKLRKKTLSQDIKESITDIIKFMLQREYVKANDAYLQMAIGNAPWPIGVTMVGIHARTGREKIFSKHVAHVLNDETQRKYIQGLKRLMTICQKHFPTDPSKCVEYNAL encoded by the exons ATGGAGCAACTGAAGGCGGAGATCGAGAGAAAACGGCGGCTCCTGGAGGACAGCCAGCCCTCGGGG GAATCAAAAAAGTTCTTCAAACGTAGTGAACTCGCCAAGAAGGAAGAGGAGGCATATTTGGAAAGATGTGGCTACAAG GTTGTAACTGAGGAGCCAACACCAAAG GTGCAAACAAAACCAATTGAAGAAAATGCTGCCTCTTCAAATCCAGTGCTTGAACTCGAACTTGCAGAAGAGAAGTTACCCATGACCCTTTCCAGGCAAGAG GTTATTCGACGGCTACGTGAAAGAGGAGAACCAATTCAATTGTTTGGTGAAACAGACTATGAAGCTTTTCAACGTCTTCGAAAAATAGAAATCTTAACTCCTGAAATTAATAAG GGTTTGAGAAATGACTTGAAAGCTGCTATGGATAAGATAGACCAGCAGTACTTAAACGAAATTGTCGCTGGTCAGGAACATGGTGAAGAGGAAGGACAGAATGACCTAAAAGTTCATGAAGAAAATACAACAATTGAGGAACTGGAG GCCTTGGGTGAATCCTTGGGTCAGGGTGATGACTCTAAAGACATGGATACCATAACCAAAGTTCTAAGG TTTCTTCTTGATGTTTGGGCAAAAGACCTGAATGCCAGGGAGGATTATTTAAAGTGCAGTGTTCAGGGTAAACTTGCTGGAGCCACCCACAAGCAGACTGAATCCTACTTGAAACCTCTCTTCAGGAAACTCCGGAAAAAG ACTTTGTCTCAGGACATCAAAGAATCCATAACAGATATCATCAAATTCATGTTACAAAGAGAATATGTTAAG GCAAATGATGCCTACCTTCAGATGGCCATTGGCAATGCTCCATGGCCCATTGGAGTTACCATGGTTGGTATCCACGCCCGTACAGGTCGTGAAAAAATTTTTTCCAAACACGTAGCACatgtattaaatgatgaaacacAGCGGAAATACATCCAG GGCTTGAAAAGGTTGATGACCATCTGCCAAAAGCATTTTCCAACAGATCCGTCAAAGTGTGTGGAGTACAATGCACTTTAA